A genomic window from Astatotilapia calliptera unplaced genomic scaffold, fAstCal1.2 U_scaffold_58, whole genome shotgun sequence includes:
- the LOC113018307 gene encoding uncharacterized protein LOC113018307 isoform X2, whose translation MNTHRDQILTHPKPRTVKELLSFLGLTGYSRQFIPNYAGKTAPLRDLIKKVGVRNLKAELPWTPDTETAFISLKQDLSRATDLATPNYDEAFYLDVSETKGVVNGVLFQKKGGGRDVLMYVSIRLNSTEARHPTCTQHAAGVAKIIQKTAHIVREHPLKVLTTHSVVAYVNSQAFTMTPLTQQRFSKILEAPNLIFTHEGINMADLMGSGEPHDCIKKAQVEGKIEGQQSAQRAEVIALTRALRLAKNMRVNIYTDSAYAFGAAHVELAQWKGAGFRTATNAPICHKKALEDPDEVSIIKCKGHSQADSMVARGNQKADEAAKEAAGYKGQRQLVQVTPEEEVSTNSMEEVRQAQEETSPEEKGVWENKGAWQDGGLWRGPDGRPALTAKMAEQKVNEAHGLGHVGVKQMERNLCRWWHPDLRRMILEKARTCLICGAHNPKPAVKPEAGKFLMPERPGEEVVIDYTDMIDTGPGGVRYLLVCVDVLTGWPEAWATKCEDAKSVIKCLINHYIPRHGFPKRIRSDNGTHFKNKDLQEVERMNLNLKNKLAKICAQTGLNWVAALPIALMTIRCL comes from the exons atgaacacacacagagaccaaattctgacacatccaaaaccaagaactgtgaaggagttgctttcctttcttggcttgacaggttacagcaggcagttcaTTCCGAACTATGCGGGTAAAACGGCCCCTTTAAGGGACCTGATCAAGAAAGTTGGTGTTCGAAATCTGAAGGCTGAATTGCCTTGGACGCCGGACACAGAGACAGCGTTCATTTCACTAAAACAGGATTTGTCAAGAGCCACAGATCTGGCCACACCTAACTATGATGAGGCATTTTatcttgatgtttcagaaacaaagggagttgtgaatggtgtgttgtttcagaaaaaagggggaggtagGGATGTACTTATGTATGTCAGCATAAGATTAAATTCAACAGAAGCAAGGcatcccacatgcacacaacacgcagcaggagtagcaaagataattcagaaaacagcacatatagtgagGGAACACCCACTGAAAGTGCTTACTACACACAGTGTAGTGGCCTATGTGAACTCACAGGCATTCACAATGACTCCACTGACGCAACAAAGGTTCAGCAAAATTTTAGAGGCGCCAAATCTGATATTCACACATGAAGGAATAAATATGGCAGACCTAATGGGGTCAGGAgaaccacatgactgtattaagaaagcccaggttGAAGGAAAAATCGAGGGACAACAGTCGGCCCAGAGAGCTGAAGTGATAGCCCTAACTCGAGCCCTGAGGTTGGCTAAAAACATGAGAGTGAACATCTACACTGACTCAGCATATGCGTTTGGAGCAGCTCATGTGGAACTGGCTCAGTGGAAGGGAGCCGGGTTCAGAACGGCCACTAATGCACCCATCTGTCACAAAAAGGCCCTGGAGGACCCAGACGAGGTAagtattataaaatgcaaaggccACTCACAAGCAGACAGTATGGTGGCAAGAGGAAATCAGAAAGCTGACGAAGCCGCAAAGGAAGCAGCGGGCTACAAAGGACAGAGACAACTGGTGCAGGTAACCCCAGAAGAGGAGGTTAGCACTAACAGCATGGAAGAAGTTAGACAGGCTCAGGAGGAGACATCCccagaggaaaagggggtgTGGGAAAACAAAGGAGCCTGGCAAGATGGCGGTTTGTGGAGGGGGCCAGATGGGCGTCCCGCTTTAACGGCCAAAATGGCGGAACAAAAGGTGAATGAGGCTCACGGGCTTGGTCACgtgggagtgaaacagatggagagaaatttgtgCCGATGGTGGCATCCTGATTTGAGAAGGATGATACTGGAAAAGGCCAGAACGTGCCTAATTTGTGGGGCACACAACCCAAAGCCAGCAGTAAAACCTGAAGCTGGTAAGTTTCTCATGCCAGAAAGGCCAGGAGAAGAGGTCGTGATTGATTATACCGACATGATTGATACAGGCCCAGGTGGGGTGAGgtatttgttggtgtgtgtggatgttctGACTGGATGGCCCGAAGCATGGGCGACCAAATGTGAAGACGCGAAAAGCGTGATTAAGTGCTTAATCAATCATTACATTCCAAGGCATGGGTTTCCCAAGAGAATTAGATCAGACAATGGTACTCACTTCAAGAATAAAGATTTGCAAGAGGTAGAGAG GATGaacctaaatttgaaaaacaagttggctAAAATTTGTGCGCAGACAGGGCTAAATTGGGTCGCAGCCCTGCCCATTGCTTTGATGACcataagatgtttatga
- the LOC113018307 gene encoding uncharacterized protein LOC113018307 isoform X1 translates to MNTHRDQILTHPKPRTVKELLSFLGLTGYSRQFIPNYAGKTAPLRDLIKKVGVRNLKAELPWTPDTETAFISLKQDLSRATDLATPNYDEAFYLDVSETKGVVNGVLFQKKGGGRDVLMYVSIRLNSTEARHPTCTQHAAGVAKIIQKTAHIVREHPLKVLTTHSVVAYVNSQAFTMTPLTQQRFSKILEAPNLIFTHEGINMADLMGSGEPHDCIKKAQVEGKIEGQQSAQRAEVIALTRALRLAKNMRVNIYTDSAYAFGAAHVELAQWKGAGFRTATNAPICHKKALEDPDEVSIIKCKGHSQADSMVARGNQKADEAAKEAAGYKGQRQLVQVTPEEEVSTNSMEEVRQAQEETSPEEKGVWENKGAWQDGGLWRGPDGRPALTAKMAEQKVNEAHGLGHVGVKQMERNLCRWWHPDLRRMILEKARTCLICGAHNPKPAVKPEAGKFLMPERPGEEVVIDYTDMIDTGPGGVRYLLVCVDVLTGWPEAWATKCEDAKSVIKCLINHYIPRHGFPKRIRSDNGTHFKNKDLQEVERMNLNLKNKLAKICAQTGLNWVAALPIALMTIRCL, encoded by the exons atgaacacacacagagaccaaattctgacacatccaaaaccaagaactgtgaaggagttgctttcctttcttggcttgacaggttacagcaggcagttcaTTCCGAACTATGCGGGTAAAACGGCCCCTTTAAGGGACCTGATCAAGAAAGTTGGTGTTCGAAATCTGAAGGCTGAATTGCCTTGGACGCCGGACACAGAGACAGCGTTCATTTCACTAAAACAGGATTTGTCAAGAGCCACAGATCTGGCCACACCTAACTATGATGAGGCATTTTatcttgatgtttcagaaacaaagggagttgtgaatggtgtgttgtttcagaaaaaagggggaggtagGGATGTACTTATGTATGTCAGCATAAGATTAAATTCAACAGAAGCAAGGcatcccacatgcacacaacacgcagcaggagtagcaaagataattcagaaaacagcacatatagtgagGGAACACCCACTGAAAGTGCTTACTACACACAGTGTAGTGGCCTATGTGAACTCACAGGCATTCACAATGACTCCACTGACGCAACAAAGGTTCAGCAAAATTTTAGAGGCGCCAAATCTGATATTCACACATGAAGGAATAAATATGGCAGACCTAATGGGGTCAGGAgaaccacatgactgtattaagaaagcccaggttGAAGGAAAAATCGAGGGACAACAGTCGGCCCAGAGAGCTGAAGTGATAGCCCTAACTCGAGCCCTGAGGTTGGCTAAAAACATGAGAGTGAACATCTACACTGACTCAGCATATGCGTTTGGAGCAGCTCATGTGGAACTGGCTCAGTGGAAGGGAGCCGGGTTCAGAACGGCCACTAATGCACCCATCTGTCACAAAAAGGCCCTGGAGGACCCAGACGAGGTAagtattataaaatgcaaaggccACTCACAAGCAGACAGTATGGTGGCAAGAGGAAATCAGAAAGCTGACGAAGCCGCAAAGGAAGCAGCGGGCTACAAAGGACAGAGACAACTGGTGCAGGTAACCCCAGAAGAGGAGGTTAGCACTAACAGCATGGAAGAAGTTAGACAGGCTCAGGAGGAGACATCCccagaggaaaagggggtgTGGGAAAACAAAGGAGCCTGGCAAGATGGCGGTTTGTGGAGGGGGCCAGATGGGCGTCCCGCTTTAACGGCCAAAATGGCGGAACAAAAGGTGAATGAGGCTCACGGGCTTGGTCACgtgggagtgaaacagatggagagaaatttgtgCCGATGGTGGCATCCTGATTTGAGAAGGATGATACTGGAAAAGGCCAGAACGTGCCTAATTTGTGGGGCACACAACCCAAAGCCAGCAGTAAAACCTGAAGCTGGTAAGTTTCTCATGCCAGAAAGGCCAGGAGAAGAGGTCGTGATTGATTATACCGACATGATTGATACAGGCCCAGGTGGGGTGAGgtatttgttggtgtgtgtggatgttctGACTGGATGGCCCGAAGCATGGGCGACCAAATGTGAAGACGCGAAAAGCGTGATTAAGTGCTTAATCAATCATTACATTCCAAGGCATGGGTTTCCCAAGAGAATTAGATCAGACAATGGTACTCACTTCAAGAATAAAGATTTGCAAGAG GTAGAGAGGATGaacctaaatttgaaaaacaagttggctAAAATTTGTGCGCAGACAGGGCTAAATTGGGTCGCAGCCCTGCCCATTGCTTTGATGACcataagatgtttatga